In the genome of Oncorhynchus nerka isolate Pitt River linkage group LG27, Oner_Uvic_2.0, whole genome shotgun sequence, the window acacagacacatggacacacaacacagacacacaacacagacacagacacacacacagacagagacacacacacagacacatggacacacaacacagacacacaacacagacacacaacacagacacaacacagacacacaacacagacacacagacacacaacacagacacacagacacagagacacagacacacaacacagacacagacacacagacacaggctgAGAAGGTCTTTAGACGTCACTAAGTCAGTTCTGTGGTGGCCAAGCGGCCATGTTGCCCCCCGCCCAGGGGATAGTTGTACGACTGGTGCTCTGACCCTGTGTCAGGGGTGGGGCTCGCTATTCGTTCTAATTattagcacacacacacccgtgACTGCGCCTGCAGCTCCTGGCCTAATGGCTGCTCAGGCCTCATCCCTCATCGCTGACAACTGGACAAAGCAGTCATTCATGCTATCACTAATGCTAACCCTAAAACTGTGTGGCTATGGCCACAGCCTTGCAGATACAGTTGGAGGACCCGGCTAAGGCTAACACCATGCCACTGCTAGCCGTTAGCCTGGGTGTGTTTGCTTAGCTGTGTCTGCTAATCACGGCTTGTTAAAAAGTAATTGGGTCATTGCTAAAATGGATTCTGTGGCGAGTTAAGGgcatgagtgtttgtgtgtgtgtgtaggtgtgtgtctgtgtgtaggtgtgtttgtgTAAGACAGAGTTGGGCTGAGCCCTCTGACAAATATGATTTCAGCTCGTTTTCAGGGCacatgggtgtgtttgtgtgtgtgtgtgtgtgtgtgtctgtgtaaccaATATATAACACAGTAAAAGCCATTTATAGTTtatattgtagtgttgtatattagTTGTCAGTGTGCAGTCAGTGTCCTCTTTGCTGCAAAGAATTGGGGTTTGAACAAAACAAGTGAAGGTCAATATCCTTGCCATGTTTGTAATGTAAGATATTATAAAGTGTCTGGAAAACCTGTTTTTAACCTGTTTTACACAAAGATCAAAGTTCTTGTGTGCCTGGTCATACGATGACCTTTTTGTGTGCCCACAGATCACCATCATATTCAAGCCCTTTGAGGAGTGTACAGACCAGCGTGTTTACCAGGCAGTAACAGATGACCTGCCCGCTGCCTTCGTAGACGGTACCGTGAGCAGTGGGGCCCCCAACCACAACGTTAACGGGAATAACGGTGACTCTACCGGTAAGGTACGGGCGCTGTGGATCTCGGAGCGTAGCCCCGGTCACCACGTGGAGCTGCACGCCGGCTACATCGGCGTGACAGTTATCGTACGACAGCTGGGGCGCTACCTGACCCTGGCGGTGCGCATCCCGGAGGAGATGGCCCATGCCTACGACGCTACGCAGGACCTGCAGCTCTGCCTCAACGGATGTCCCACCTCGGAACGCATCGACCGGGGAGGTCACCTGCCActgcctctccctctaccccctccagcCCTGGGCTTACATCTCCAGCAGCCACACGGCCAGGGCAAGGGCCAGCCCTCCCACACGGCTCCCTACAGCGCCCCCCAGAGGTTCAGTGTGGAGGGTGCACGGGCACGCTGCAGGGAGCAGCTGGAGTTACaggatatttatttccactcATGTGTGTTTGACCTCATGACCACCGGGGACGCTAACTTCACGGCAGCAGCATTCAGCGCTCTGAAGGACATGGAGAGTCTCCACCCCCACCGGGAACGCTGGAGGATCTTCCCGCAAAGCTCCGCCGACACCTCCCAGCCTATCACATGGCTCCTACTGCTCACTCTCTTTGCGCTCGGCTCTGCACTGGTATagcgtttgtgtgtttgtgtgtgtgtgtgtgtgtgtgtgtgtgtgtgtgtgtgttcatatagaGCCCCTAGCTGAGCTGTAGGATAAAGTTCCCTCTATGcagatctaaggtcagttttgtGTTTTCCCCTAACGGTTATGATTGAGGAGGGTAAACTAAGCTGATTCTGGATCTGTGTCTAAGAGAAACTTCTAACCAGAGCCCCTCTGGAGATTtcactttttcttcttcttggtgAAAAGAGAATAGTTGACTGAACACCCTAAGGCATATTACTGCCATAAAGGAGTCCACAGCTGGCATCTGAGCAGATTCCACGACACTCCTGTGTTCTTCCCATCTCTGCTGTGTGGGACCTAGCAGGCTTCCTGGAGATGAtgacctgtctatatgtgagGATTACCAACCAACACTccaacctgtgtgtgtatattgtagaaaCACACTCCAGACTGTAAATAGTGTGATGTATCCTGGAACGCTGGATGGCGTTGTTTTGGTTTTTATTTTTGCGTGATTTTGTTGtgatagttttttttttatacctcATAGACAGAGGAAGTTGTTTTAAGAGAAGCACTTTATTTAGATTTTTTGCTAAATCCACACCagtgttccccctctcccctttcaaCCCCACCCCCCACTCTCTTCCCCTTCCACCCCACCCCCCGCTCTCTTCCCCTTTCACCCCACCCCCCCACTCTCTTTCCCATTCCACCCCACCCCCACTCTCTTCCCCTTCCACCCCACCCCCCACTCTCTTCCCCTTTCAACCCCACCCCCACTCTCTTCCCCTTCCACCCCACCCCCTCACAATttccccctccccaacccctcAAACTCTCCCCCTACATGGCCCTTCTTTAGAGTCTAAGGGGCCATATCAatgacccctctctccactgccccCTACCATCCTCCAACAGCCCAAGCTGTGGATTTCATCTGCAGTTTTGTCACTCACAGTGCAAATCTCAAATGACACCTGATTCCCTGCAGTATGCTACTTTTCACCATAGGGAGATAGGGCATGTAGTGAACTAAACAGTgaactatataggagatagggcaTGTAGTGAACTAAACAGTgaactatataggagatagggaaCCATTTGAGACAGTTAACGGAACCTCTTTTAAAGCAGAGATTCCAAAGGCAGTTGAGTTGATTTAGCCTCTGTTCTATAATAACTTAATGTGAGCTATTTTCTGTTGAATGTATTCTGTATGGTACCATagcagctgttcagaacagtttCAGACCCACCATTGCCGTTCAATGTTTGATTATCATTTACAGTATATCTgcaaatactgtgtgtgtgtgtgtgcgtgtgtgtgcgcaggTTAGCGTGTTTTACCTGGCTTATTGTCTAAGGACTGAAGAGACAGTCCTCTTTTTATGAACGTGTTCACTGTTCACTGCTCGTTCACACTGCTGTATTGACTATGACCTGCTCTTACTGAGTTTTCTTACTGGCGCTACATTTCAGCTGGTGGTAACAGTTCAATCCATTTACCAAACAGCTTTGACTATCAGCttttctatgttgtgtgtttCTCTATGAGTGTTCAGTTTGCTTGCTGTTGCAACCAAAGACAACCACATACGGTGATTCACCATCGAAGCTCGCCTGTTTTCATATACGAACATGATGACCACACACCCCCTCCGAACCCAAACCGTAACCTCTCTACCCCCTAACCCCCTTCCTCCCTACCCACCTCTAACTCTTAGTAAACTTGCTACTGTAGATGGACTCTGTTTTGCTACTCCTGCCAGAGCTGACGGGCTGCTCCCGGATTGAGATACACGGACTAGGCTTTAGTAAACTGTAGACCAGGGTTGCACAACTCCAGTCCTGGAGGGAAGTAGTATACGCAGGTTttagttccagcccagcactaacacacctgattcagctaatCAAGATCTCGATGATTGGTTGATTAGTTGAACCAGGCAAGTTATTGCTGGGGTGGAACAGAAGCCTGCATATACTGCAGACCTACATAACTACCTGCTATAGGCAGGGCACTGGGACTTCCACAGGCCGAGACGAAGTCACACGCGCTGATGGGATATATATGCCCTCATATCAAATGACAAAGCAGTGTCTGGTGGGAAATGTATGCTCAGTCTGCCTCTGGCATTGTGAACTCTTaacttgtgtgtgagtgtccgTGTGGTGAAGAGTGACTGCTCAATGTTGAAATACGTAACTTATGTATAAACGTAGTGTCTGTTAGAGGAAGGTACGCTCCATATTCTGGCTGTTTCAGATGTGATTGTACTGCCACCTAGTGGCGCTCCATTGCTATGTCAGTGTTTTACTCTTATGGAGGCACTAATGAAAACTTGGGGGAAAAAATGTACATTTGTGCAAgtgttttatttaaaaaacaataaaTGAAAAACGGACCCAATGTGTCTTTTTCTGATGTATTTTGTCTTTGATTTGCCTTGTGTCGTTGTTTACAAGAAATACTTCTACAGACCAAATAATATTGTTCTACAACTGATTTGCATTTTATTGACATATCTTACGTTATCTCACATTGTCTCTGGTCTTAGAGCTCGATTCAATCTGTATTGTCGAAGTTCAGCGCTGTGGCGCGATTACAATCTAAAGGCAGTGTTCAAGCAT includes:
- the rgmb gene encoding RGM domain family member B, producing the protein MGRAGCCYRGAERLASSPSLRPLLLLIVALCYGAHRGHCQVATPQCRIQKCTTDFVSLTSHLTPALEGFDVEFCKALRSYSACTQRTAKSCRGNLVFHSAVLGISDLMTQRNCSRDGPTSSTHPEIQSEPCNYHSRTQNTHPHPHSHTHTPTRPGYLFCGLFGDPHLRTFKDSFQTCKVEGAWPLIDNDFLSVQVTNVPVVTGSSATATNKITIIFKPFEECTDQRVYQAVTDDLPAAFVDGTVSSGAPNHNVNGNNGDSTGKVRALWISERSPGHHVELHAGYIGVTVIVRQLGRYLTLAVRIPEEMAHAYDATQDLQLCLNGCPTSERIDRGGHLPLPLPLPPPALGLHLQQPHGQGKGQPSHTAPYSAPQRFSVEGARARCREQLELQDIYFHSCVFDLMTTGDANFTAAAFSALKDMESLHPHRERWRIFPQSSADTSQPITWLLLLTLFALGSALV